A stretch of Pelecanus crispus isolate bPelCri1 chromosome 3, bPelCri1.pri, whole genome shotgun sequence DNA encodes these proteins:
- the ZFP36L2 gene encoding LOW QUALITY PROTEIN: mRNA decay activator protein ZFP36L2 (The sequence of the model RefSeq protein was modified relative to this genomic sequence to represent the inferred CDS: inserted 4 bases in 2 codons; deleted 11 bases in 11 codons) has translation MSTTLLSAFYDIDFLCKTEKSLTNLGSMLDKKAVGTPVTPPSSSFAPGFLRRHSTSNLPALAGGSKFPSPTGSSSSSTTSSSSSSSFGSLKETGSGGGGGGSSSPTALLNKENKFRDRSFSENGERSQHLMQQLQQQQQAAAAAGKGGGSGGGGGAPINSTRYKTELCRPFEEGGACKYGEKCQFAHGFHELRSLTRHPKYKTELCRTFHTIGFCPYGPRCHFIHNADERRPAPGGGTAXPPPAAAAAAAGPHHHPHHPPPHPAGSTGDLRAFAPRDHPLGGGGGGGFGHPAXGGERPKLHHSLSFSGFSAHHHHHHHPHPHARAPPPPPPPGGRLDAALLESPGGSRTPPPPASASYCEELLSPPCANNAFAFSGQELGSLIAPLALHTQNFAAAAAAAAAAAAYYRCQQQPPPPPAGGCPPPPPPSPPISFQPLRAISESPVFDAPPSPPDSLSDRESYLSGSLSSGSLSGSESPSLDSGRRLPIFSRLSISDD, from the exons ATGTCGACGACACTTTTATCTGCCTTCTACGACATTGACTTCTTGTGCAAG aCGGAGAAGTCCCTGACCAACCTCGGCAGCATGCTGGACAAGAAGGCCGTGGGGACCCCGGtgaccccccccagctccagcttcGCGCCGGGCTTCCTGCGGCGGCACTCGACCAGC AACCTGCCGGCGCTGGCCGGCGGCTCCAAGTTCCCCAGCCCCACCGgctccagctcttcctccaccacctcctcctcctcctcctcctcgttcGGCAGCCTGAAGGAGACGGGCtccggcgggggcggcggcggcagcagcagc cccacgGCCCTGCTCAACAAGGAGAACAAGTTCCGGGACCGCTCCTTCAGCGAGAACGGCGAGCGCAGCCAGCACCTcatgcagcagctccagcagcagcagcaggcggcggcggcggccggcaaggggggcggctccggcggcggcggcggggcccccaTCAACTCGACGCGCTACAAGACGGAGCTGTGCCGCCCCTTCGAGGAG GGCGGCGCCTGCAAGTACGGCGAGAAGTGCCAGTTCGCCCACGGCTTCCACGAGCTGCGCAGCCTCACCCGCCACCCCAAGTACAAGACGGAGCTCTGCCGCACCTTCCACACCATCGGCTTCTGCCCCTACGGCCCGCGCTGCCACTTCATCCACAACGCCGACGAGCGCCGCCCGGCGCCCGGCGGGGGcacggc gcccccccccgccgccgccgccgccgcggcgggcccGCACCACCACCCC CACCACCCGCCCCCGCACCCCGCCGGCAGCACCGGCGACCTCCGCGCCTTCGCCCCCCGCGACCACCcgctgggcggcggcggcggcggcggcttcGGGCACCCCGC CGGCGGCGAGCGGCCCAAGCTGCACCACAGCCTGAGCTTCTCCGGCTTCTCcgcccaccaccaccaccaccaccacccgcACCCCCAcgcgcgc gccccgccgccgccgcccccgcccggcgGCCGCCTGGACGCCGCCCTGCTGGAGAGCCCCGGCGGGTCGCgcacgccgccgccgcccgcctcc gcctCCTACTGCGAGGAGCTGCTCTCGCCGCCCTGCGCCAACAACGCCTTCGCCTTCtcggggcaggagctgggcagcctC ATCGCCCCGCTCGCCCTCCACACCCAGAACttcgccgccgcc gccgcggccgccgccgccgccgccgcctactaccgctgccagcagcagccgccgccgccg ccggcggggggctgcccgccgccccccccgccctcgcCGCCCATCAGCTTCCAGCCCCTCCGC GCCATCTCCGAGTCGCCCGTCTTCGACGCGCCGCCCAGC CCCCCGGACTCCCTCTCCGACCGGGAGAGCTACCTGAGCGGCTCCCTCAGCTCCGGCTCCCTCAGCGGCTCCGAGTCGCCCAGCCTGGACTCGGGCCGCCGCCTGCCCATCTTCAGCCGCCTCTCCATCTCCGACGACTAG